The genomic DNA GATATATCTTTTCTTTAGACTCAAAATCTTGAAACCAGCCCAAGACAGTTATTGCTGCTTTTACCACATTTCCCACTTCATCTTGTAATGCTGCTCTAACATCTTCTAAAAAATCATAATCGTGAGCTTTCCCTACGGTTAATATTGCATACTCTTTTAAGATAGGATCATCACTTTTAATCAGACTTTTCATCAAAGACTTATAATTGTCATTATAATTTTCCGCGATAAAATCCGACACTTTATCTGCAAGCTCCACATCTTCAAAGAAGCTTATCAATTCTTCTGGTGTATAAGAAGTAAAATCTCGCTCGATTTTAAAGATTGAATATAGATTTGTTAATTCAAGCAACTGCACAATACTTTCATTAACATTTACAAGGATGAGATTTAAACTCCTCTCCTTACAAAATTTATTCAACTGTACAAAACCAGTCAAAACTTTACTTTGAATATATTCGCAGCTTTTTAAATCAAGCCTAACTTCTCTTATATCGTCAAAGGATTTCAACTCTTCCACAATATTTTTAAAATCATTAGAAGTAATATTTGGGCTTAAAATAACCTTTAAAACATCACCTTTTTTATCCCATCTATATGACATAAATTACCTCAATGCATCATTTTCGGTAGGAAAAATCTTAAATATCTTATCTAATCCTGTGAAAGAAAACATCTCCTTTAAATCACTTGATAAATCACAAATTCTTAAATTTTTCTTATTCTTATTGCTTTGTTTGTATAAATCTATAATTTCTCTCAATCCTGAACTATTCATATAAACAACACCTTTGAATGAAAGAACAACTGTATCCACATCATTGAAAAACTTTAACACTTCATTTTTCATTGCCTGCCCTGTTTGAGCATTGATTTCCCCTGTCAAATAAACAACTTTTTTCCCCGCAATATCTTTCACTTCGTACATAATTAAACCTCCTTCTTCTTTATTATGAATATTGTTATATCATCTTCAAATGGTCTACCCTCCGTAAACTCTTTTACATCCTCCATTATATATTTTATTATATCATCACACTTTTCATTGTGAAACATAATTATCTTATTTATTAATCTATCATATCCATACTGTTCATCATTTTTATTCATAGCTTCTACCAATCCGTCAGTATACATGAATGCAATATCACCATTATCAAAGGTAAAACTCCCCTCTTCATATTCCACCATATCAAAAGTACCTAAAAATAATCCATTTGCTGTAACTTTTTTTACAACCATTTCCGATTTATCAAAATAAAGTAGAGGATTATGACCTGCACTCGCATAATTGCACTCACCAGTAAGACTGTTCATTACAAGATAAAACATAGTAACAAAATCGTTCGTATAGATATTATCACACAAAATTTCATTTACCATATTTAGGGCCTCTGCTGCAGATATCACATCATAAGTATAAGAGCGCATTATAGCTCTCGTAATTGCCATTATTACTGCAGCAGGAATCCCGTGACCGCTAACATCAGCCACAGTAAATCCCCAATAACCGTTGCTCATCTCAATACAATCAAAATAATCACCACCTGCTTGCTCAGCAGGAGTATAAAAAGCTCCAAACTCATACCCTTCTATTTCCGGTAATTTTTCAGGTAAAAGACTCGACTGAATCTCACCTACTTGGCGCAACTCCTCATCAATAATCTCTTGAGCTTTTTTAAGCTTCTCATTCATTTTTAATAAATCTTCATTAAGTTTCATCATCTGATGCTGTTTCTCTTTTAAATCCTGCTGTTGCCTTTTAATTTCATCAAGAAGCAAAATCTCTCTTGTTGTATCACGTATACTTTCAACAATATAATCATCAAATCTATTAAACTGCAGGGTAAGAGTTTTCTTATTAACTTTTCTAACAGATTTTGTTATTTTTTTGTCTATTAAAGGACATTCTTTACATGGCTCAGAAAAACCATAAACTTCATAACACTTACCTGCTCTTAGTTCATCAGAATGTTTCCCAACGAACTCAGATATTTTATAATTTAAAATATTTATTGAATAATCCTTTTCTACTACCATTAAACCGTCACTAATGCTGTTTATTACTTTAGTTAAAAACCGATGCTTTTTCTCAACCTCCAGTTTTTTAAGATTTAAAATTACATTGTTTGCTTTTAACTCCTTTGCTTGATGTGTAAGTTTATCTACCAATACCTTTCCTTCAGTAATATCATCAAAAACTTCTACAAAATATCTATCACCAACACATTCAAATTTTCCTCTAAAAATCTTTCTAAAACCTCTAAAATCAATAGTATCGTGTATAATATCTTTAGCAAAACATTTTTCCTTTAAATAGGACAACGGACAATTCTCACAAGGTTCTGTTCTTTTAAATAATACTGAATAACATTTTTTCCCTGTGACTTGAGATGGAGTCTTATTTGTTAATAACTTTAACTTATTGTTTACAAACTGAATACTATAATTTTCATCAATCACCATAACTATTTCATCAACACTGTCTAGCAGTGCAGAAAAATCAAAACCTTTCATCCTTTAACTACCAACATTATTAATAATATTAAAAAGATAATAATAAACAAAACTGAAGATACTAACAATCTCACAGATAATCGTTTATTTTCATCAATATATTCTTTTTTATACTGATCAATCTCTTCCTCTATTTTGCTAAATCTATCAAGATATTCTTCAATCTCACTTTTGTATTTCTCCACATCTTCCATTGGTTCATATTCTATGATGGCTCCAATATACATGATTAACAGCTTTACATAATTAAATAGATCTACTTTTAAGTATTGAAATTTATCCATAAAACTATATGTAGAAATAACAATTAAATTAGGAAGTAATTTAAACTGTTCCCTTTTTAATCTCTCTTTTATATCATCAGGTATTTCATCATAATTTTTTATATTTGAAATTATGTTCTTAATTGGTTCATAAAGAGATATATACTTATCAACTATATCTTTTATCAAATTTATTCTAATCACATTCTTTTCTTTAGGTAGTTCTCTGCTACGAAGATAATTTCTAATTAAAACAAAACCAGATGGA from Deferribacter autotrophicus includes the following:
- a CDS encoding SpoIIE family protein phosphatase: MKGFDFSALLDSVDEIVMVIDENYSIQFVNNKLKLLTNKTPSQVTGKKCYSVLFKRTEPCENCPLSYLKEKCFAKDIIHDTIDFRGFRKIFRGKFECVGDRYFVEVFDDITEGKVLVDKLTHQAKELKANNVILNLKKLEVEKKHRFLTKVINSISDGLMVVEKDYSINILNYKISEFVGKHSDELRAGKCYEVYGFSEPCKECPLIDKKITKSVRKVNKKTLTLQFNRFDDYIVESIRDTTREILLLDEIKRQQQDLKEKQHQMMKLNEDLLKMNEKLKKAQEIIDEELRQVGEIQSSLLPEKLPEIEGYEFGAFYTPAEQAGGDYFDCIEMSNGYWGFTVADVSGHGIPAAVIMAITRAIMRSYTYDVISAAEALNMVNEILCDNIYTNDFVTMFYLVMNSLTGECNYASAGHNPLLYFDKSEMVVKKVTANGLFLGTFDMVEYEEGSFTFDNGDIAFMYTDGLVEAMNKNDEQYGYDRLINKIIMFHNEKCDDIIKYIMEDVKEFTEGRPFEDDITIFIIKKKEV
- a CDS encoding anti-sigma factor antagonist (This anti-anti-sigma factor, or anti-sigma factor antagonist, belongs to a family that includes characterized members SpoIIAA, RsbV, RsfA, and RsfB.); translation: MYEVKDIAGKKVVYLTGEINAQTGQAMKNEVLKFFNDVDTVVLSFKGVVYMNSSGLREIIDLYKQSNKNKKNLRICDLSSDLKEMFSFTGLDKIFKIFPTENDALR